A genomic region of Trichothermofontia sichuanensis B231 contains the following coding sequences:
- a CDS encoding DUF4079 domain-containing protein, with protein MDLPSFLWLWRIAAWSMGSLLVIYTSLAATGITVRRLRQRSRPYPIWLRPLHLLLGGVALCLVLVLMTIGIVGTLGYYGSLGHSSHLPAGLTVVALFLGSAWSASRISAERPWARSLHVKLNLTLLIALGGVLLTGWNVVQKYLP; from the coding sequence GTGGACCTTCCTTCCTTCCTCTGGTTATGGCGCATTGCAGCCTGGTCAATGGGGAGTTTGCTGGTGATCTATACCAGTTTAGCGGCGACGGGGATTACTGTACGTCGGTTGCGGCAACGATCGCGCCCCTACCCCATCTGGCTTCGCCCCCTCCACTTGCTCCTGGGTGGCGTGGCCCTTTGCCTGGTCTTAGTATTAATGACGATCGGGATTGTGGGGACCCTGGGCTACTATGGCAGTCTGGGTCATTCTAGCCACCTGCCTGCGGGGTTAACCGTTGTGGCCCTCTTTTTGGGGTCTGCCTGGAGTGCCTCGCGCATCAGTGCTGAACGTCCCTGGGCACGATCACTCCACGTCAAGCTCAATCTAACCCTGCTGATTGCCTTGGGCGGTGTACTTTTAACGGGGTGGAATGTGGTTCAAAA